The proteins below come from a single Streptococcus porcinus genomic window:
- a CDS encoding Gfo/Idh/MocA family oxidoreductase: protein MMRKTSVLVCGSGFGKIYLNAISKMEDFYISGILGSGSKRTKMLADELEVPYFEDANDDRIIADLACVIIPNSGAGGRGFEVAKSLLKRGISVLLEHPAHEREILECLKVSKDTGFMINPFYRYTEPFLDFLDILNDLKKQSNIVNMSLECSINVLYDGIDMLSCCLNSISSWKLGDVSDLCNLDTKDKICDTVLVSEIGNTPVTFKINRNVDKYDADHPMHLYHRIEATFSNGRLCLINTNGPIIWLPFIELPRDSNNLLSFDSNNEALKIPTATVIGSSVAPSILNTFEEIWINAVKRAIVELNNQDRDSKLSNVQSQIFVSRLWSDICKKIGYTNQVEYHKVGDTKKIHENIMKKYQK, encoded by the coding sequence ATGATGAGAAAAACGAGTGTTTTAGTTTGTGGTTCTGGGTTTGGTAAGATATATCTTAATGCAATAAGTAAAATGGAGGATTTCTATATATCTGGAATTTTAGGTAGTGGTAGTAAACGTACTAAAATGTTGGCGGATGAATTAGAAGTACCGTATTTTGAAGATGCTAATGATGATAGAATTATAGCCGATTTAGCTTGTGTTATAATTCCAAATTCTGGTGCTGGTGGTCGTGGTTTTGAAGTTGCTAAAAGTTTGTTAAAAAGAGGTATTTCAGTTTTATTAGAACATCCAGCTCATGAAAGAGAAATATTGGAATGCCTTAAAGTGTCAAAAGATACTGGATTTATGATTAATCCATTCTATAGATACACTGAACCATTTTTGGATTTTTTAGATATACTTAATGACTTAAAAAAGCAAAGTAATATTGTTAATATGTCACTAGAGTGTTCAATTAATGTTTTGTATGATGGTATTGATATGTTGAGTTGCTGTTTAAATTCAATATCATCTTGGAAATTAGGTGATGTGAGTGATTTATGTAATTTAGATACTAAAGATAAAATATGTGATACTGTTTTAGTGTCAGAAATAGGAAACACCCCAGTTACATTTAAAATTAATAGAAATGTAGATAAATATGATGCAGATCATCCAATGCATTTATATCATAGAATAGAGGCTACGTTTAGTAATGGAAGATTATGTTTGATAAATACTAATGGACCTATTATATGGTTGCCTTTTATAGAATTACCAAGAGATTCAAATAATTTATTAAGTTTTGATAGTAACAATGAAGCTTTAAAGATACCTACAGCAACTGTAATAGGAAGTAGTGTTGCTCCAAGTATTCTTAATACATTTGAAGAGATATGGATTAACGCTGTTAAAAGAGCGATAGTTGAACTAAATAATCAGGATAGAGATAGCAAATTGTCAAATGTTCAATCACAAATTTTCGTATCAAGATTGTGGTCAGACATATGCAAGAAGATTGGATACACAAATCAAGTGGAGTATCATAAAGTTGGAGATACAAAAAAAATACATGAAAATATAATGAAAAAATATCAAAAATAA
- a CDS encoding class I SAM-dependent methyltransferase has translation MYGAEVEFYDITSRNSWKQDKKIIDEIMPLVRKKGIVFDIGAGTGNLSIYISEMFDCEKIYAIEKSPEMRIALMSKLQNVIAKKNNITVIDTNIFEIEFTKDISAVFLMGVVGHFNMHEREFLWQNLGEKLEKDTPILISNLSREYFYIKNGTVLENVRVGDYECELIMKEKKYMGKNKFQWKFLINISRDKVSQRQMVYTLEWENIDNECIINELYKFGIKGIQISNNYILAYKN, from the coding sequence TTGTATGGGGCAGAAGTCGAATTTTACGATATCACAAGTAGAAATTCGTGGAAACAAGATAAAAAAATTATTGATGAAATTATGCCTTTGGTTAGGAAAAAAGGAATAGTATTTGACATTGGTGCAGGAACCGGTAATTTATCAATATATATATCTGAAATGTTTGATTGTGAAAAGATATATGCTATAGAAAAATCTCCAGAAATGAGAATTGCATTAATGTCCAAATTGCAAAATGTTATTGCTAAAAAAAATAATATAACGGTGATTGATACTAATATATTTGAAATTGAATTTACTAAAGATATATCTGCTGTTTTTTTGATGGGGGTAGTAGGACATTTTAATATGCATGAAAGAGAATTTCTATGGCAAAATTTAGGTGAAAAATTAGAAAAGGATACCCCTATACTTATAAGTAATTTAAGTAGAGAGTATTTTTATATAAAGAACGGAACTGTATTGGAGAATGTTAGAGTAGGAGACTATGAATGTGAATTGATAATGAAAGAAAAAAAATACATGGGAAAAAATAAGTTTCAATGGAAGTTTTTGATTAATATTAGTAGAGATAAAGTTTCGCAAAGACAGATGGTATATACATTGGAATGGGAAAATATAGATAATGAATGTATTATTAATGAATTATATAAATTCGGAATTAAAGGGATTCAGATATCAAACAATTATATTTTAGCATATAAGAATTAA
- a CDS encoding TetR/AcrR family transcriptional regulator, with amino-acid sequence MANGDYEATHKKILDCGKTIFKTQGFEKANLRAICKAAGVTTGAFYGHFEDKEALFTELVEPIVNQIQSSYAMYEDESFDVYKRENHIKKETISKILESKAQGAIEMVLYFFEHKDVFELLVFGSYGTKFNNFLDGIIEKEDKNHFDILSMIYGADHVNNVITNRGIHLINHAYFYALSEVAVHSKSKEEVKLNATLISEFFNEGWKKIRGT; translated from the coding sequence GTGGCTAATGGTGATTACGAAGCAACTCATAAAAAAATATTGGATTGTGGAAAGACTATTTTTAAAACACAAGGATTTGAAAAAGCTAATTTAAGAGCAATCTGCAAAGCGGCGGGTGTAACTACCGGTGCTTTTTATGGTCATTTTGAAGATAAGGAAGCTCTTTTCACCGAATTAGTAGAGCCAATCGTGAATCAGATACAAAGTTCTTATGCCATGTATGAAGATGAGAGTTTTGATGTTTATAAAAGAGAAAATCATATAAAGAAAGAAACTATTTCTAAGATTTTGGAATCAAAAGCACAAGGTGCTATTGAAATGGTTCTATATTTCTTTGAACATAAAGATGTATTTGAATTACTGGTCTTTGGTTCTTATGGAACAAAATTTAACAACTTTTTAGACGGGATTATTGAGAAAGAAGATAAAAATCACTTTGACATTTTGAGCATGATATACGGAGCGGATCATGTAAATAATGTGATAACTAATAGAGGAATTCACCTAATCAACCATGCATATTTTTATGCTTTATCGGAAGTAGCAGTTCATTCTAAAAGTAAAGAAGAAGTGAAATTGAATGCAACTTTGATTTCAGAGTTCTTTAATGAGGGGTGGAAAAAGATTCGAGGAACATAA
- a CDS encoding MptD family putative ECF transporter S component encodes MNLKGIVKIAVFSVIGFVLTMGLGFLTGSFGMLPSLYLSSALPTIIVAPVFVIMCKQVGQRGTAFLYFLLMGVFYVLMGMWPVIAVCAIAGVLAELVIGKKENYENKNMKIGAAFGAGMFIYSLHAMYFTFVFGVEGLTKQFPKMFTKDYATFLYDFYTPTNILICLLIAAVASVIGAYFGTYIYNKFFSDRKKKSVL; translated from the coding sequence ATGAATTTAAAAGGTATTGTAAAGATAGCAGTATTCTCTGTTATTGGTTTTGTATTAACAATGGGATTAGGGTTTTTGACCGGATCGTTTGGAATGCTTCCAAGTTTATATTTATCATCAGCCCTGCCAACAATTATTGTAGCACCGGTCTTTGTTATTATGTGTAAACAGGTCGGGCAAAGAGGTACAGCATTTTTATACTTTCTATTGATGGGTGTTTTCTATGTTCTCATGGGAATGTGGCCGGTAATTGCTGTTTGTGCTATTGCAGGAGTTTTAGCAGAACTTGTAATTGGTAAAAAGGAAAATTATGAGAATAAGAATATGAAGATTGGGGCTGCGTTTGGAGCAGGTATGTTCATATATTCCTTACATGCTATGTATTTTACGTTTGTATTTGGTGTAGAAGGACTTACAAAGCAATTCCCCAAAATGTTTACAAAGGATTATGCAACATTCCTTTATGATTTTTACACTCCTACAAACATATTAATTTGTCTATTGATTGCAGCTGTCGCATCAGTCATAGGTGCTTATTTTGGAACATATATTTACAATAAATTTTTTAGCGATAGGAAGAAGAAAAGTGTTTTGTAG
- a CDS encoding energy-coupling factor transporter transmembrane component T family protein, which yields MFCRDEKNNISKYQLSDKINPLTIVGLILLFSVILTIGEQSQYLLSLIFVLGLLSLFSIKKTFRTICSLLIIWGLIYLLKPHLGNVLIGSIYTMLLIVLKFAPLFILGRVLSSYSSSHLIAAFRKIGIDGGIGIGITVFFRFIPEISIRMKEINNGMKIRGFKASIFKPIKTFELYFVPLMYKCIDISDTLTCSIISKGIEYDGQKTSFHEVKITLVDIVMMIGGMILLGASLWKIF from the coding sequence GTGTTTTGTAGAGATGAAAAAAATAATATAAGCAAGTACCAACTATCAGATAAAATCAACCCGCTTACTATAGTTGGGTTGATTTTACTATTTTCAGTTATTTTAACAATAGGAGAACAATCCCAATACTTACTTTCCCTTATTTTTGTTTTAGGACTATTATCCTTATTTTCAATTAAAAAAACATTTAGAACGATATGTTCATTGCTTATAATATGGGGACTTATTTATTTACTAAAACCCCATTTAGGAAATGTTTTGATTGGTTCTATATATACAATGCTACTTATAGTATTGAAATTTGCTCCACTTTTCATTTTGGGAAGAGTTCTGTCTTCATATAGCTCTTCGCATCTAATTGCTGCATTTAGAAAAATTGGAATTGATGGTGGAATAGGCATAGGAATTACAGTATTTTTTCGTTTTATTCCGGAAATCTCTATTAGGATGAAGGAAATAAACAACGGCATGAAAATTAGAGGATTTAAAGCAAGCATTTTCAAACCAATTAAAACATTTGAGTTATATTTTGTTCCTCTTATGTATAAGTGCATAGATATAAGCGATACCTTAACTTGTTCAATCATATCAAAAGGGATTGAATATGATGGACAAAAAACAAGTTTTCATGAGGTGAAAATTACACTTGTTGATATCGTAATGATGATCGGAGGGATGATTTTGTTGGGGGCGAGTTTATGGAAAATATTTTAG
- a CDS encoding ABC transporter ATP-binding protein: MENILEAEIRSFHYGEDLILKDLKMSVKKGEIVVLTGLSGCGKTTLLRLLNGLIPSFYDGDLNGEIKILGKDITAYKKGELAKYIGNVFQNPKDQFFCDVVEDEIALVGENLGLDRDTLKEKVEKAMDLLGISHISKKSIFELSGGERQKVAIAGTLIYDTDIIFFDEPSSSLDYDSIKHFSEILLRLKAIGKTIIIAEHRLYYLKEIFSRLIYIKDGTICDIFPNGSLSNDKCKELELRTLNERELISEKEPIVAKRYIKVNKACIHQGKRTLIEELTFELGKSEIMGVIGSNGIGKSTLAKALCGLSEKYLDVSYGQKQRERLRNSYCVLQDVDAQIFFDTVENELIFCKDQNSESDLEKIREYLKDTNLWHKKTNHPQKLSGGQKQRLAIITSFLSGRKLIILDEPTSGLDYKSMRIMSDLITEKAKEIPIIIITHDLELLFKTCHSVLMLGDKDYKKISVKGNEASIMDFMDKKGNLLKERNYVK; this comes from the coding sequence ATGGAAAATATTTTAGAGGCAGAAATAAGATCCTTTCATTATGGAGAGGATTTGATATTAAAAGATTTAAAAATGTCTGTAAAGAAAGGCGAAATAGTAGTCTTAACAGGTCTTTCCGGATGCGGAAAAACGACACTTTTAAGACTATTAAACGGACTTATTCCATCCTTTTATGACGGTGATTTGAACGGAGAAATCAAGATTTTAGGGAAGGATATAACGGCATATAAAAAGGGAGAGTTAGCTAAATATATTGGCAATGTATTTCAAAATCCTAAAGATCAATTTTTTTGTGATGTAGTTGAAGATGAAATTGCTTTAGTGGGTGAAAATTTGGGCTTGGACAGGGATACATTAAAAGAAAAAGTTGAAAAAGCAATGGATTTATTAGGAATAAGCCATATTAGCAAAAAATCCATTTTTGAATTATCAGGAGGAGAAAGGCAAAAAGTAGCTATAGCTGGAACTCTTATCTATGATACGGATATTATTTTTTTTGATGAGCCATCAAGCAGTCTTGATTACGATAGTATAAAACATTTCAGTGAAATACTTTTGAGATTAAAGGCAATAGGAAAAACGATAATTATAGCAGAACATAGGCTCTATTATTTAAAAGAGATTTTTAGCAGATTGATTTATATAAAAGACGGTACAATATGTGATATTTTTCCGAATGGGAGTCTTAGTAATGATAAATGTAAGGAACTTGAGTTAAGAACACTCAATGAAAGAGAATTGATATCAGAAAAAGAACCTATTGTTGCTAAAAGATATATCAAAGTAAATAAAGCCTGCATTCATCAAGGCAAAAGAACTTTGATAGAAGAATTAACATTTGAGCTTGGAAAAAGCGAAATAATGGGAGTGATTGGTTCTAATGGTATTGGAAAAAGTACCTTGGCAAAAGCATTATGCGGATTATCTGAAAAATATTTAGATGTCAGCTATGGACAGAAACAAAGAGAAAGGCTTAGAAATTCATATTGCGTGTTACAAGATGTAGATGCTCAGATTTTTTTTGATACCGTAGAAAATGAGTTGATATTTTGTAAAGATCAAAACTCGGAAAGTGATTTAGAAAAAATACGAGAATATCTAAAAGATACAAATCTATGGCATAAAAAAACTAATCATCCGCAGAAACTATCCGGCGGACAGAAACAACGATTGGCGATTATTACTTCGTTTTTATCTGGCCGTAAGCTGATAATTCTGGATGAACCAACATCAGGTCTTGATTATAAGAGTATGAGAATTATGTCTGATTTAATAACAGAAAAAGCAAAGGAGATTCCAATTATTATAATTACTCATGATTTAGAGCTGTTATTTAAAACCTGTCATTCAGTCTTAATGCTTGGTGATAAGGATTATAAAAAAATATCTGTAAAGGGAAATGAAGCGTCAATCATGGATTTTATGGATAAAAAAGGAAATTTATTGAAGGAGAGAAACTATGTTAAATAA
- a CDS encoding ABC transporter ATP-binding protein has translation MLNKVFEYAGSHKKSIHLASFIMLISVIMGVLPFLFAYQIINPLILGERLEFERLAILLTSILVCLVLQALLGGAGLNVSHKAAYNTLLGLRTSLQKKMEDLPLGVVEEKGTGTIKKMFVDDIGSLEVLLAHSLPEGIANLIVPIMVYISMFFIDWRLALMSLASIPISILAMMIMYSVGMKQMGPYYMASGKMNNTIIEYVNGMEVVKVFNKQTESYERLSKDISNYRDYALAWYKTAWPWMALYSALLPCTIILTLPLGGYFVYMGYASLSNLILVLCLSLSIGLPLLKALRFLPTMPQLNYKISALEQALNMAPLKQGENDFKGTGQTILYDNVTFGYQLNKMGENGQPETYIKNVIHNVSFTARVGEKTAIVGESGSGKSTLAKLLIHYYDVLDGSISIGGQDLRDIRLESLNKQISYVAQDQYLFNTSLLENIRIGNLAASDDEVIEAAKKAQCMEFLNRLPDGIYSLAGEAGKMLSGGERQRISLARAILKNAPIVVLDEATAYADPENEEKMEAAIRELVKGKTLIVIAHKLPSIVDADQILVMDHGHLVANGKHKYLLESSAEYRKLWDATLFSKDWKISRKEGEMNV, from the coding sequence ATGTTAAATAAGGTTTTCGAATATGCTGGTTCGCATAAAAAATCAATCCACTTAGCAAGTTTTATTATGCTTATTAGTGTAATTATGGGTGTATTACCTTTTCTATTTGCATATCAGATTATCAATCCACTTATTTTAGGTGAGCGATTAGAATTTGAAAGACTTGCTATTTTATTGACAAGTATTTTAGTTTGTTTAGTGTTGCAAGCTCTCTTAGGTGGAGCAGGTCTTAATGTATCTCATAAAGCAGCATACAACACGCTACTTGGACTTCGAACATCCTTACAGAAAAAAATGGAAGATCTGCCATTGGGTGTTGTTGAAGAAAAAGGGACTGGTACAATCAAAAAAATGTTCGTGGATGATATTGGCAGTTTAGAAGTGCTTTTAGCTCATTCACTTCCTGAAGGAATAGCGAACCTAATTGTACCTATTATGGTTTATATTTCAATGTTTTTTATTGACTGGAGATTAGCGTTAATGTCATTAGCTTCTATTCCGATTAGCATTCTTGCAATGATGATTATGTACTCTGTAGGTATGAAGCAAATGGGACCATATTATATGGCAAGTGGAAAAATGAACAATACCATTATTGAGTATGTAAACGGTATGGAAGTTGTAAAAGTATTTAATAAGCAAACAGAGTCTTATGAACGCCTTTCTAAAGATATAAGTAATTACAGAGATTATGCACTCGCTTGGTATAAGACGGCATGGCCATGGATGGCGTTATATAGTGCCTTACTTCCATGCACGATTATTTTAACATTGCCTCTTGGTGGTTATTTTGTGTATATGGGCTATGCAAGTCTTTCTAACTTAATATTAGTGTTATGTCTTTCTTTAAGTATAGGATTGCCACTACTGAAAGCTCTTAGATTTTTACCAACTATGCCACAATTAAATTATAAGATTTCTGCTTTAGAACAAGCCTTAAATATGGCTCCTTTAAAGCAGGGAGAAAATGATTTTAAGGGAACAGGACAGACTATTTTATATGATAATGTTACCTTTGGCTATCAGCTAAACAAGATGGGAGAAAATGGACAGCCCGAAACCTATATTAAGAATGTTATTCATAATGTAAGTTTTACGGCAAGAGTTGGTGAAAAGACAGCGATTGTCGGTGAATCAGGTTCAGGAAAAAGTACTTTAGCTAAACTTTTAATTCACTACTATGATGTTTTAGATGGAAGCATAAGTATTGGAGGACAAGACTTACGGGATATAAGATTGGAATCTCTCAATAAGCAAATTTCTTATGTAGCACAAGACCAATATTTATTTAATACTTCGCTTTTAGAGAATATTCGTATTGGTAATTTAGCTGCAAGCGATGATGAGGTTATTGAAGCAGCTAAAAAAGCTCAGTGTATGGAATTCTTAAATAGACTTCCGGATGGTATTTATTCTTTAGCAGGGGAAGCAGGAAAAATGCTTTCAGGTGGAGAAAGACAAAGAATATCGTTAGCGAGAGCTATTTTGAAGAATGCTCCGATTGTTGTACTTGATGAGGCAACAGCCTATGCAGATCCTGAAAATGAAGAAAAAATGGAAGCAGCTATTCGTGAACTTGTAAAAGGGAAAACCTTAATTGTTATTGCACACAAGTTACCATCTATTGTAGATGCAGATCAGATATTAGTTATGGATCATGGTCATTTAGTTGCAAATGGAAAGCATAAATACTTATTAGAATCTTCAGCAGAATATCGCAAATTATGGGATGCGACACTATTTAGTAAAGATTGGAAAATCAGCAGAAAGGAAGGTGAAATGAATGTTTAG
- a CDS encoding ABC transporter ATP-binding protein produces MFRLISRILNLSGKYKNRIKSAFIFAFVESILSKMPIFIAFTVLIGFYEKRNTSQTFLYVGIGLVLVVLLQAVVHFLSDKLQSAAGFMIFADKRMELGNHLRKLPMGYFTAGNLGKINSVLSSDMAFIEEVSMSTIANMMSYVLSTLVLTVFMFVLDYRIGLIAVCVTLVATLLANSMNKMSLSESAIRQEQSEKLTDAVLSFAEGISVIKSYNLLGENSKSLTDNFISSKDTSIKFENKITPWTTGLNIIYGIGIIFILAVALYLNHQGTLGLPYMLGLILFVFDLFSPLKTLYGEATRLTVMNAALDRIEEVLNETELQDVGKKHISKSDTSEPEICFNHVKFSYGEKEVLHDMSFKMNKNTMTALVGQSGGGKSTVANLLTRFWDVDSGEILIRGVNIKDVSLSELMSEISMVFQRVYLFQDTIFNNIAMGKENATKEEVIEAAKKARCYDFIMALPDGFDTMIGEGGATLSGGEKQRISIARCMLKDAPIVILDEATASVDVDNESYIQEAISELVKNKTLLVIAHRLNTIRDADNIVVIKEGNIAEQGTHNELIALNGIYKNMVELQNKNNGVKIL; encoded by the coding sequence ATGTTTAGACTAATTTCAAGAATTTTAAATTTATCAGGTAAATACAAAAACAGAATAAAGTCCGCATTTATATTTGCCTTTGTTGAATCTATATTAAGTAAAATGCCGATATTTATTGCATTTACCGTTTTGATTGGATTTTATGAAAAAAGGAATACGTCCCAAACTTTTCTATATGTAGGAATAGGACTTGTTTTAGTGGTTTTATTACAAGCTGTGGTTCACTTCTTAAGCGATAAATTACAAAGTGCAGCCGGCTTTATGATTTTTGCTGATAAAAGAATGGAGCTTGGGAATCATCTTAGAAAGCTTCCGATGGGATATTTTACAGCAGGTAATTTAGGAAAAATAAATTCTGTTTTAAGTTCGGACATGGCTTTTATTGAAGAAGTTTCCATGAGTACGATTGCCAATATGATGAGCTATGTATTATCAACACTTGTACTAACAGTATTCATGTTTGTTTTAGATTACAGAATTGGACTGATTGCGGTGTGTGTAACACTGGTTGCAACATTGCTTGCAAATAGCATGAATAAGATGTCTTTATCGGAGTCGGCTATTAGACAAGAACAAAGTGAAAAACTCACCGATGCAGTTTTGTCATTTGCTGAGGGGATCAGTGTTATTAAAAGTTACAACCTTTTAGGCGAAAATTCTAAATCTCTTACAGATAATTTTATATCCTCAAAGGACACATCTATAAAATTTGAAAATAAAATAACACCATGGACAACCGGTTTAAATATTATTTATGGAATTGGGATTATATTTATTTTAGCAGTGGCTTTATATCTTAATCATCAAGGAACTTTGGGACTTCCATATATGTTGGGGCTTATTTTGTTTGTGTTTGACTTATTCAGCCCTTTAAAAACACTTTATGGTGAAGCGACAAGGCTTACTGTAATGAACGCTGCATTGGATCGTATTGAAGAAGTGTTAAATGAAACTGAACTGCAAGATGTGGGCAAAAAACATATTTCAAAATCTGATACCTCAGAACCTGAAATTTGTTTTAATCATGTTAAATTTTCTTATGGCGAAAAAGAGGTCTTGCATGATATGAGTTTCAAAATGAATAAGAATACAATGACGGCTTTAGTTGGACAGTCCGGGGGAGGTAAATCCACAGTAGCAAATCTTTTGACAAGATTTTGGGATGTAGACTCCGGTGAAATTTTGATTAGAGGAGTGAATATAAAGGATGTTTCACTATCTGAATTGATGTCGGAAATCAGTATGGTTTTCCAGAGAGTTTATTTATTTCAAGATACGATTTTTAACAATATTGCCATGGGGAAAGAAAATGCAACGAAAGAAGAAGTTATAGAAGCAGCCAAGAAAGCAAGATGCTATGATTTTATTATGGCACTTCCTGATGGATTTGACACAATGATTGGAGAGGGAGGAGCAACTTTATCCGGTGGTGAAAAACAAAGAATTTCTATTGCCCGTTGCATGTTAAAAGATGCTCCTATTGTAATTCTTGACGAGGCAACAGCAAGTGTTGATGTGGACAATGAAAGCTATATACAGGAAGCAATTAGTGAATTGGTAAAGAATAAAACCTTATTAGTTATTGCTCACAGATTAAATACGATTAGGGATGCCGACAATATTGTTGTAATCAAGGAAGGGAATATTGCAGAACAAGGAACGCATAATGAGCTAATTGCTTTAAATGGGATTTATAAGAATATGGTAGAACTACAAAATAAAAATAATGGCGTAAAAATACTGTAA
- a CDS encoding sigma-70 family RNA polymerase sigma factor → MSNKEKYIYVKGKKIYVPDEVYRTYKKELNHEAHLKRLDRKHGVLHFGDFNTSIVDIADNTVDVEKIIETKMLIEDLYHALDSLNDEERKLIEALYFEDKTLAEVAKREDTNPMKISRLRNKILEKLRKLLDK, encoded by the coding sequence ATGTCAAACAAAGAAAAATACATTTATGTCAAGGGGAAAAAGATATATGTACCTGACGAAGTGTATAGAACATATAAAAAAGAGCTTAATCATGAGGCTCATTTAAAAAGATTGGATAGAAAGCATGGTGTACTTCATTTTGGAGACTTTAACACAAGTATTGTAGATATTGCAGATAATACTGTTGATGTTGAAAAAATCATTGAAACAAAAATGCTGATAGAAGATCTGTATCATGCATTAGACAGTTTGAATGATGAAGAGAGAAAACTAATTGAAGCATTATATTTTGAGGATAAGACTCTCGCAGAAGTTGCAAAAAGGGAAGATACAAATCCAATGAAAATCAGTAGATTAAGAAATAAGATTTTAGAAAAGCTGAGAAAACTTTTGGATAAGTAA